Proteins encoded within one genomic window of Lactococcus garvieae:
- a CDS encoding heavy metal translocating P-type ATPase, producing the protein MQKYFLKQKDKMTFINAGLLILALLSHFVLKNVEIEGVLLISAAIIGLIPIAIQAFQALRIHFISIDLLVTIAVVGAFFIKNYEEAAVVVFLFLFGAYLEKITLRKTGTALNKLVSMIPETVLLKTENGDFIEKDIESVAEGDILLVKTGSKIPVDGTILNGQGYTNEANITGESLPQRKRKGAEVFAGTLLENGTLQVQADKVGEATTFGQIIELVEEAQDSKSQAEKIIDRFSKYYTPIILILSLFVWIFSHNFELAITILVLGCPGALVIGVPVSNVSGIGNAAKKGILLKGSEVTSQLSQADTVVFDKTGTLTLGNPEVSEQIIYGEVENSLDYLASVEEESDHPLAKAIVSSIKNYEKLKIEQTEVIKGGGIRAQIKGREVLVGNLRLMENNQVEMSVKIDKDTKALEQRGNSIVLLAIDKKVQLLLGIRDKIRPNARENLQKMRKLGMKELILLSGDNQDTVNLIADELEIKQAYGNMHPEDKATFIKNLQEQSKKVIFVGDGVNDSPSLAHADVGVAMGNGTDVAIETSDLVLLNSDLDKLPYALGLSKATTRNMKGNIIIAIAVVIFLLLSLIFSHWMNMMIGMLVHEGSILIVILNGMRLLNFSLKNK; encoded by the coding sequence ATGCAAAAATATTTTCTGAAACAAAAGGATAAGATGACTTTTATCAATGCTGGTTTGCTTATCTTAGCACTATTGTCCCATTTCGTATTGAAAAATGTAGAGATAGAAGGCGTTTTATTAATAAGTGCCGCAATTATAGGTCTTATACCGATTGCTATTCAAGCTTTTCAAGCTCTTCGTATCCACTTCATTAGTATTGATCTACTCGTTACGATAGCTGTAGTTGGTGCTTTTTTCATTAAGAATTACGAAGAAGCTGCTGTTGTTGTTTTTCTTTTCCTATTTGGCGCATATCTAGAAAAAATAACTTTGCGAAAAACAGGCACAGCTTTAAATAAACTGGTCTCCATGATTCCTGAAACAGTGCTACTCAAAACTGAAAATGGAGACTTTATCGAAAAAGATATTGAATCAGTGGCAGAAGGAGATATTCTTTTAGTAAAAACAGGATCAAAGATTCCAGTAGATGGGACTATTTTAAATGGTCAAGGGTATACAAATGAAGCTAATATCACGGGTGAATCCTTACCTCAGCGAAAAAGAAAAGGAGCAGAGGTTTTTGCGGGAACTCTCTTAGAAAATGGTACCTTACAAGTTCAAGCAGATAAAGTCGGAGAAGCAACGACTTTTGGTCAAATTATTGAACTTGTGGAGGAAGCTCAAGACTCCAAGTCTCAGGCGGAAAAAATCATTGATAGGTTTTCAAAATACTACACACCCATAATCTTAATATTATCTTTGTTTGTTTGGATTTTCTCTCATAATTTCGAACTAGCAATTACGATTCTGGTACTCGGATGTCCGGGCGCTCTGGTTATTGGTGTACCTGTATCGAATGTTTCAGGAATTGGAAATGCAGCTAAAAAAGGTATTTTACTTAAAGGGAGTGAGGTGACGAGCCAACTGAGTCAGGCAGATACCGTCGTTTTTGATAAAACAGGAACCTTAACCTTAGGCAATCCAGAAGTATCAGAACAAATCATTTACGGCGAGGTAGAGAACAGTCTAGATTATTTAGCAAGTGTGGAGGAAGAATCAGATCATCCCTTAGCTAAAGCTATTGTCTCCTCTATCAAAAACTATGAAAAGTTAAAAATAGAACAGACAGAAGTAATAAAAGGAGGAGGAATACGTGCGCAGATTAAAGGACGTGAAGTCTTAGTTGGCAATCTGAGGTTGATGGAGAACAATCAGGTGGAGATGAGTGTGAAAATAGATAAAGATACAAAAGCTTTAGAACAAAGAGGAAATTCAATCGTTTTACTAGCCATAGATAAAAAAGTCCAACTTTTGCTAGGTATCCGCGATAAGATACGACCAAATGCAAGAGAAAATCTTCAAAAAATGAGAAAACTTGGAATGAAAGAGCTCATTCTACTTTCAGGAGATAACCAAGATACTGTAAATCTCATTGCTGATGAGCTAGAAATAAAACAGGCTTATGGAAATATGCATCCAGAAGATAAGGCTACCTTTATAAAAAATCTACAAGAACAGTCAAAAAAAGTCATTTTTGTAGGGGATGGGGTTAATGATAGCCCATCCTTAGCACATGCTGATGTCGGCGTTGCCATGGGAAATGGTACAGATGTCGCAATTGAAACTTCTGACTTGGTCTTGTTGAACTCAGACTTAGATAAATTGCCTTATGCTTTGGGATTGAGTAAAGCAACTACTCGAAACATGAAGGGAAATATTATTATAGCCATAGCAGTAGTAATCTTTTTACTTTTAAGTCTTATCTTTAGTCATTGGATGAATATGATGATTGGGATGTTGGTTCATGAGGGCAGTATATTGATTGTGATTTTAAACGGGATGAGGTTACTAAATTTTTCACTGAAAAATAAATAA
- a CDS encoding Crp/Fnr family transcriptional regulator, giving the protein MPQAHLCVGLVPLFNHLLIEEQERIEHLLVHQSLEKGEMIFTPDSEPRLIIVAQGSMRVYRLAMTGKEHLIRVLETGEYEGENQLFGVENKTNFAEALCATEICILRQSDFNKLLLTYPRLALKLLEMNAKKASSLEQHTQYLMREKVEGRLAAYILDLMVDNHTKNISLPLKMKELAIFLGTRPETLSRKFRELEEKKAIQRNGREIFVTDIDYLEELT; this is encoded by the coding sequence ATGCCCCAAGCTCATTTGTGTGTGGGTCTTGTACCACTATTTAACCACTTGTTGATTGAGGAGCAGGAGCGGATTGAACACTTGCTGGTTCATCAATCGCTAGAAAAAGGCGAAATGATATTCACACCAGATTCGGAACCCCGTTTAATCATTGTAGCTCAAGGGAGCATGCGTGTTTATCGTCTGGCTATGACTGGAAAGGAACATCTTATTCGGGTACTGGAAACAGGCGAATATGAAGGGGAAAATCAGCTTTTTGGTGTGGAAAACAAGACGAATTTTGCCGAAGCACTATGCGCTACTGAAATTTGTATCCTTAGGCAATCGGACTTTAATAAATTATTATTAACTTACCCACGGTTGGCCCTCAAATTGCTAGAAATGAATGCAAAGAAAGCTTCCAGCTTAGAACAACATACCCAATATCTAATGCGAGAAAAAGTAGAAGGACGTCTTGCCGCCTATATTCTGGATTTGATGGTGGATAATCATACAAAGAATATTTCTTTGCCACTAAAAATGAAGGAACTTGCAATATTTTTAGGAACAAGACCAGAAACACTGTCAAGAAAGTTTAGAGAGCTAGAAGAAAAAAAGGCGATTCAGCGGAACGGTAGAGAGATTTTTGTAACAGATATAGACTATCTAGAAGAACTTACCTAA
- a CDS encoding MIP/aquaporin family protein has translation MRKYFAEFIGTFVLVFLGTGTVAIANTGDTAISYLGIGLSFGLAITIMACAVGGVSGGNFNPAVSLAMMINKRLEIKDGIAYIISQFVGAIAASAVLSIFIKALNLPKDGFGQTDFPNITAGEAFLFEAIITFLFVFVILMVTSEKYGNVALAPIAIGLVLSFLIIVALNLTGGSLNPARSFGPAVFAGGTALSHYWVYLLAPLVGSAIAAVAAKLMGSEE, from the coding sequence ATGAGAAAATATTTTGCAGAATTTATTGGAACATTTGTTCTTGTATTTCTAGGTACAGGGACAGTAGCGATTGCCAACACTGGTGATACGGCTATTAGTTATTTGGGAATTGGTTTATCTTTTGGTTTAGCTATAACTATTATGGCTTGCGCCGTTGGAGGAGTATCTGGAGGGAATTTCAACCCTGCAGTGTCTCTTGCGATGATGATTAACAAACGTTTGGAAATCAAAGATGGTATTGCTTATATCATTTCACAATTTGTAGGGGCTATCGCCGCTTCTGCAGTTCTCTCAATCTTTATCAAGGCACTGAACTTGCCTAAAGATGGTTTTGGACAAACAGATTTTCCAAATATTACAGCAGGGGAAGCTTTCTTATTTGAAGCAATTATTACCTTCCTATTTGTATTTGTTATTTTGATGGTTACAAGTGAAAAGTATGGTAATGTTGCTTTGGCCCCAATTGCTATCGGTTTAGTATTATCTTTCTTGATTATTGTAGCCTTAAATTTGACTGGTGGATCATTAAATCCAGCACGTAGCTTTGGACCTGCAGTCTTTGCAGGCGGAACAGCCTTGTCACATTACTGGGTATACTTATTAGCTCCATTGGTAGGTTCAGCTATTGCAGCTGTAGCCGCAAAACTTATGGGCAGCGAAGAATAA
- a CDS encoding iron-sulfur cluster repair di-iron protein, ric: protein MDKLQTYLKKNKEVLDLYSHAITKAHGDNHPEVFEVRAIYLKIQEKAGEENLDSEFKRLREITDDYKIPNDVCQTFEKTYCLLEEADTIYKVEK from the coding sequence ATGGATAAATTACAAACTTATTTAAAGAAAAATAAAGAAGTCTTGGATTTATATAGCCATGCTATCACTAAAGCACATGGAGATAATCATCCAGAAGTTTTTGAAGTCAGAGCTATTTACTTAAAAATCCAAGAAAAAGCAGGAGAAGAAAACTTAGACTCAGAGTTCAAGCGTTTGAGAGAAATCACGGATGATTATAAAATTCCCAATGATGTATGTCAGACATTTGAAAAAACATACTGTTTATTAGAAGAAGCTGACACAATTTATAAAGTTGAAAAGTAA
- a CDS encoding heavy-metal-associated domain-containing protein, whose protein sequence is MKKAVLTLETLACPTCVQKIEKAVTRIEGVDKDSVTMMFNAHKLKAKFDSEKVTLNDIGKAVESLGYRVEKAVEKLL, encoded by the coding sequence ATGAAAAAGGCAGTTTTGACATTAGAAACACTTGCCTGTCCAACATGTGTGCAAAAAATAGAGAAGGCTGTAACCCGCATTGAGGGTGTCGATAAAGATAGTGTTACCATGATGTTCAATGCACATAAACTTAAAGCAAAATTTGACTCTGAAAAGGTAACGCTTAATGATATCGGTAAAGCAGTGGAAAGCCTTGGCTATAGGGTAGAAAAAGCTGTAGAAAAATTACTGTGA
- a CDS encoding collagen binding domain-containing protein gives MKRTIQILLIFFTAFFGLLLCPTKASAAELSNTNFIDSIHFSDTNLVQGQTTSLRVEFSSKDDIKVKAGDTITFLLPDELQGMTETDGSPRAVALGELGQALIYKDRVIATFNEKVNDLERVKGHFNFGIEATRTKNPNKTTITTNLNTTAIAQEITIQGDTGENEQPGVLPFFWKSGDMLGEKNTVRWFINANMNKEDLSGDIVLTDTHGAGQQLDTTSFNVIIDNSLGRFQLTGDEFVAQGYGSIEVHTDDSFVITINREHARLASFSFMYSTNITDNTIKSFTNTCDISYQPYGENAIQDQGSFDVVNLFADGDANGEKGIKEANEETLIDESEKLEEIDPIIPENITPTDTEDNTNNTAESHQIETNIDTSEETITDESEKLEEIDPIIPENITPTDTEDNTNNTAESHQIETNIDTSEETITDESEMLEEIDPIVTENITPTDTEDNTNNIAESHQIETNISPSEETITDESEMLEGIDPIIPENITPTDTEDNTNNIAESHQIETNIDTSEETITDESEKLEEIDPIVTEKITPTDIEDNANNAVKINPVDINEVSNEKNPAKQKHTSLQTSTTVEIQNLSTGVTSQNVTVQQGKALPKTGDTKNYLLNILGLLLLSITSASFFLRRKNKI, from the coding sequence ATGAAACGAACAATTCAGATATTGCTCATTTTTTTTACCGCTTTTTTTGGTTTGCTCCTTTGCCCCACTAAAGCATCAGCAGCCGAATTAAGCAATACCAACTTTATTGATAGTATCCACTTTTCTGATACTAACCTTGTACAAGGCCAGACGACTTCTTTGCGTGTAGAATTTAGTAGTAAAGACGATATTAAAGTAAAAGCTGGAGATACCATTACCTTCTTACTTCCGGATGAACTCCAAGGTATGACTGAAACTGACGGTTCACCTCGGGCGGTAGCTTTAGGCGAACTTGGGCAAGCTTTAATCTATAAAGACCGCGTTATTGCCACCTTTAACGAAAAGGTAAATGATCTCGAACGTGTGAAAGGTCATTTTAACTTTGGTATAGAAGCAACACGCACAAAGAATCCAAATAAGACCACTATCACAACGAATTTAAACACCACTGCCATAGCGCAGGAAATCACGATTCAAGGTGATACTGGAGAAAATGAACAACCTGGAGTTCTTCCTTTTTTCTGGAAAAGTGGCGATATGCTGGGCGAGAAGAATACTGTGCGCTGGTTTATCAATGCGAATATGAACAAGGAAGATTTGTCAGGCGATATTGTTTTAACTGATACACATGGTGCAGGACAACAGCTTGATACAACATCTTTCAATGTCATCATTGATAACTCTTTAGGGCGTTTCCAACTCACTGGAGATGAATTTGTGGCTCAAGGGTATGGCAGTATTGAAGTACATACGGATGATTCTTTTGTTATCACAATCAATCGTGAGCACGCGCGTCTAGCCTCTTTCAGCTTTATGTACAGCACAAATATTACAGATAACACAATTAAATCTTTTACCAATACGTGTGACATTAGCTATCAGCCTTATGGAGAAAATGCTATTCAAGATCAAGGAAGCTTTGATGTTGTCAATCTCTTTGCAGATGGTGATGCGAATGGTGAAAAAGGTATCAAGGAAGCAAATGAAGAAACCCTCATTGATGAATCGGAAAAACTTGAAGAGATTGACCCTATCATTCCTGAGAATATAACACCTACCGATACTGAAGATAATACAAACAATACAGCTGAGTCTCATCAAATAGAAACAAACATCGACACCTCCGAAGAAACAATTACGGATGAATCGGAAAAACTTGAAGAGATTGATCCTATCATTCCTGAGAATATAACACCTACCGATACTGAAGATAATACAAACAATACAGCTGAGTCTCATCAAATAGAAACAAACATCGACACTTCCGAAGAAACAATTACGGATGAATCAGAAATGCTTGAAGAAATTGACCCTATCGTTACTGAGAATATAACACCTACGGATACTGAAGATAATACAAACAATATAGCTGAGTCTCATCAAATAGAAACAAACATCAGCCCATCCGAAGAAACAATTACGGATGAATCAGAAATGCTTGAAGGGATTGATCCTATTATTCCTGAGAATATAACACCTACCGATACTGAAGATAATACAAACAATATAGCTGAGTCTCATCAAATAGAAACAAACATCGACACTTCTGAAGAAACAATTACGGATGAATCGGAAAAACTTGAAGAGATCGACCCTATCGTTACTGAAAAAATTACGCCTACCGATATTGAGGATAATGCAAACAATGCAGTAAAAATAAATCCTGTTGATATCAATGAAGTGAGTAACGAAAAAAATCCAGCTAAGCAAAAACACACCTCACTTCAGACAAGTACTACAGTTGAAATCCAAAACTTATCTACAGGGGTTACCTCTCAAAATGTTACAGTCCAACAAGGAAAAGCATTGCCTAAAACAGGTGATACTAAGAATTATCTTCTTAACATTCTTGGACTACTCCTTCTTAGTATAACTTCTGCAAGTTTTTTCCTTCGCAGAAAGAACAAAATTTAA